Below is a genomic region from Microbulbifer sp. ALW1.
CTGTTGCAGGTCCAGCGTCGACAGTTGCAGCAAGCGAATAGCCTGTTGCAACTGTGGCGTCATGGTCAGCTGAGTGCCGAGTTTTAACTGGAGTGACTGCTTCATAGGGAGTTTGCCGGCAGAAAAATCTGGCGTTGGGCCACTGCGACAAATTTGATGCTTGAAGCGGCGGCGGAAAGCTCATTTCCTGCAGACTACCCCGGGGCAAAACGGAACTCAAGAGGCACGTTAAGCAATAAGCGTGCCGAAAAATTTCGTCCCTTCGGTCACTCTTTACGAAATTGTGATGGGTATCAGCCGAAGAGTGAGAAAAGCTGATAAATACACGTGATGGTGCTCAGATGGTGAATTCGTGTCCCAGATAGACGTCTTTCACCTGCTTGTTTTCGGCCACGTCTTTGGGGTTGCCTGAGGCGATGATATGGCCCTCACTGACGATGTAGGCGGTTTCACAGATATCCAGGGTCTCGCGCACATTGTGGTCGGTGATGAGCACGCCGATACCGCGATCCCGCAGATGACGGATGATCTGTTTGATGTCGTTGACGGAGATGGGGTCTACCCCAGCAAAGGGTTCATCCAGCAGCACAAAGGCGGGGTTAGTGGCCAGGGCTCGGGCAATCTCAACCCGGCGGCGTTCGCCGCCGGACAGCGCCATGCCGAGGCTCTCGCGGATGTGCGTGATATGGAATTCTTCGAGCAGGGATTCCAAGTGCTCTTTGCGCTGGCTGCGATTGAGGTCCTTGCGTGTTTCCAGGATGGCGAGAATGTTGTCTTGCACCGACAGGCGGCGGAATACGGAGGCTTCCTGAGGTAGGTAGCCAATACCTTTGCGGGCGCGGCCGTGCATGGACAGCCCGGTGATGTCTTCACTGTCGATCATCACCTGGCCGTCGTCTGCCTGCACCAGGCCGGCGATCATGTAGAAACAGGTGGTTTTACCGGCGCCATTGGGTCCCAGGAGGCCAACTACCTGGCCACTGGATACGCTCACGGAGACATCCTGGACGACTTTGCGTTTTTTGTACTGCTTGGCGAGATGTAACGCTTTGAGCGTCGGCATAGTGAATTCCGGTATCTGGGCGGATGCAACCGCCTCGTCTTGCTGATGTTTGCTGTCGCGGGGCTTGCTGGTTGTGGCGTTACTGGCTGTTGTCCGAAGTTTTACCTTCCGGTTTCCAGATCATTTCCACCCGTTTCTTCTCCGACTGGCCCTGGGCCGTCATCTGTTCGCTGTTGAGGTCGTAGTCGATGCGTTCGG
It encodes:
- the lptB gene encoding LPS export ABC transporter ATP-binding protein, with the translated sequence MPTLKALHLAKQYKKRKVVQDVSVSVSSGQVVGLLGPNGAGKTTCFYMIAGLVQADDGQVMIDSEDITGLSMHGRARKGIGYLPQEASVFRRLSVQDNILAILETRKDLNRSQRKEHLESLLEEFHITHIRESLGMALSGGERRRVEIARALATNPAFVLLDEPFAGVDPISVNDIKQIIRHLRDRGIGVLITDHNVRETLDICETAYIVSEGHIIASGNPKDVAENKQVKDVYLGHEFTI